The Gemmatimonadota bacterium DNA segment GGGCCGACGGTCGCAACCCGATGTGCGGCGACGAGGTCACGGTCTGGCTCAAGCTCGAGGGCGATCGCGTGACCGACATCTCGTTCGTCGGGACCGGATGCGCGATCTCCAAGGCGTCGGCGTCGATGATGACGCAGGCTATCAAGGGAAAGACGCGCGCAGAAGCCGAGGCGGTCTTCGAGCAGTTCCACGCGATGGTCACTGGGCATCACGCCAACCCGGCGGGCGATGCCACGGTCGGCAAGCTCAAGGTCTTTGCGGGCGTGGCGCGATTCCCAGCGCGCGTGAAGTGCGCGTCGCTCGCCTGGCATGCGATGCACGAAGCGCTGCACCAGGCCCACTCACGCGCGTCCTGACGACGCGAAGCAGGTAGACGAGCCGCGCTCGTCTCCGGCGAGGAAGTTGGACGGTGGCTCGCGCCAGGCGGCGTGCCCTTCACGTCCCCGATCGCCCGCCTCTCAACGCTCCCGGCGAGGAATCGCACCGCAGGCCACGCGGGTCACATGGCCGTCGCGGCCAGTGTGCTCGCTTCGCTCGCCCGCTTCACCTGCGGTGGATCCTCGCCGAGAGGGAAAACACGACGTGCGCGGCACCGGCTTGTCGTTCGCCACCCTTCCCCACCCCCCACAACAAGCTGCCCCCACTCACAACCGCTCCGCACCACACGGATCGCGTGTTTGGTGCCGGCACGTCGTGCGTATTCCCCCACCCACCCGGAAGAACGCGTGAGCGCCCTTCGACCCCACCCAGCCTTCCCCCTCCACCCAACCCCACAAAAGCGTCCGTTACGCCGTCGCCCGACGTCCCCCGAACCCCTCCTCCCCGATCCCATCTCCCCACACATCGGGAGACGGGGCGACGACGCGATACGGATGTAGCGCGCGAACAACCTTCCCCTTTCGCTCGAAGAAGCCCGAGCGGCGAAGCGATGCTTCCAGAACCCACTCCCAGCCAAAGCGCTGGTGGAACTCGCGCTCCGACAGTCCCAGCAACTCATGAATCCAGCGGCGCGTCTCGGCCGCGTTCGGCTCGTCGGCCGAGATGACGCGGTTGACCGAGGTGCGATCCGAGGCCAGGTCGGCGAGGATCGCCGCGCGCTGCCACTCCAGCGCCCCCCAGTCGCCGAGAAGGCGCAGCTGCTCTCGCACCGTGTACGGGAGGAACGACACCTCGTTCCTGCGTAGCGCCGGGCGCGTGAACAGGTCGGCCAGGGTACGCGACAGCGTCGAGGCGCGCGTGCGACGGACCAGCCACTCCACCATGTCGCTCGGCGTCGGACGCGGACGGGCCGCCACGGCGCGCAGGATGGCGCTCGCCCCATCGGCGTCGGCCAGGCCGAAGACCACGCAGGTTCTGGGGAGACGGCGCGTCGAACGCATCCCCGAATCGCCATCGGCCAGGATGCAGAGCGGACACCACGGCGCGACGTCCATCTGCGCCTTCACGTCATTCGTCGACGGGCGACGCTCGAGGGCATCGAGCAGCGCCACCGACCCGAGGTCGGGCGACACATCGTGCAGTCGCCGCGCCATCTGGTACGGCGGCTCGAGGATCAACAGTGACGAGGTGTTCATGGAACGCACGTTACGGCGCCCCGAAAAGGCTGTACACTCGTACAAGCCCCAGTCGATCGCCGACGCGAAAAAGGGAGGGGACCATGTCGGTCCCCTCCCCATCGAAACGCGTCCTGGACGATCTGACTCAGGTCGACGGTGCCCCCTCGGCCTCTACGCTGCGCCAGGAACCCCCGATCATCGCGCCCCAGCGTCGGGGCGGTGTTGAATCGAGTCGCCCGTCGACGGGGGGGCCGGCGGCTGCGCCGCGCTGTCTCCAGGCTCGACCGGGATCACCAATTCACCATCTGAGTCCCCATCCTGTCCCTCAGGTGGCAGCATGATGGCGAAACGCATCAATCCCCACTCGGTGGTGATGCCGAGTGCCTTCCGGATGCTGGCGCGGTGGAACTCGACCGTTCTGGGCGAGACGCCGAGCGTTTCGGCGATATCGCCGGTCGACTTGCCGTCGCCGATCAGGCGCAGGATCTGGAGGTGGCGCGGGGTCAGGCGATCGAGCGCCGGGTGCTGCAGCGCCGCCGTGTCGCGGAACGAGCGACGGGGGACTCGGGGCGAGATGAAGAGCTTTCCCGCCAGCACGGCCTCGATCGCGCCATTGAGCTCCTCGGCCGACGCTTCCTTGGGGATGAAGCCGTGGGCCCCCTTCTGCAGCGCCAGGTCGGCCAGCGCACGGTCCACGTGCATGGTGACGACGAGGACCTTGAGCGCGGGAAAAGCGGCGGTGATGTCCGGGAGGAGCTCCAGCCCGTTGCGATGGGGCATGGAGAGGTCGAGCAGGAGGATCTCGGGCTTGGTGCGACCGATCTGGTCGACGACCTCTCGCCCGTCGTTCACCACCCCAACGACGACGAAGCTCGGCTTGAGCAGGGCGCGGAGCCCGTGACTCATGAGCGGATGATCGTCGCAGATCAGGACAAGTGTGCGGCGCATGCGGACCTTCCTATCCCTTGACTGGTACGGTGACGCGAATGGTCGTCCCTTCGCC contains these protein-coding regions:
- a CDS encoding SUF system NifU family Fe-S cluster assembly protein, with amino-acid sequence MDLGNLYQDVILEHNRNPRNWGELPPPNDRADGRNPMCGDEVTVWLKLEGDRVTDISFVGTGCAISKASASMMTQAIKGKTRAEAEAVFEQFHAMVTGHHANPAGDATVGKLKVFAGVARFPARVKCASLAWHAMHEALHQAHSRAS
- a CDS encoding response regulator transcription factor, producing the protein MRRTLVLICDDHPLMSHGLRALLKPSFVVVGVVNDGREVVDQIGRTKPEILLLDLSMPHRNGLELLPDITAAFPALKVLVVTMHVDRALADLALQKGAHGFIPKEASAEELNGAIEAVLAGKLFISPRVPRRSFRDTAALQHPALDRLTPRHLQILRLIGDGKSTGDIAETLGVSPRTVEFHRASIRKALGITTEWGLMRFAIMLPPEGQDGDSDGELVIPVEPGDSAAQPPAPPSTGDSIQHRPDAGAR